A single window of Actinoallomurus bryophytorum DNA harbors:
- a CDS encoding GntR family transcriptional regulator has translation MTEETDDTLRRRAWEGVADAIRQGGYGPGGRLPPERELADRLDVSRSTLRLALHDLERAGIILRRPGRGGGTFVAAPKVERDLGSFAGLGEYIRRQGLVAGARVIAVALAAAEPSVAEALRLGAAEPVVAITRVRLADGEPIALERSRFPAGRFPGLAEQALGGSLYDLLHERYGEAPERAVERIEPVAAEDEAAALLDVPAGTPLLAVERVAYNRAGEPIEHATDLFRGDRTRVVVWTNPPEDRP, from the coding sequence ATGACCGAGGAAACGGATGACACTCTCCGGCGTAGGGCGTGGGAGGGCGTCGCCGACGCGATCCGGCAGGGCGGGTACGGTCCCGGCGGCCGGCTGCCGCCCGAGCGCGAGCTGGCCGACCGGCTCGACGTGAGCCGCTCGACGCTCCGCCTGGCCCTGCACGATCTCGAGCGTGCCGGGATCATCCTGCGGCGGCCCGGCCGGGGCGGCGGCACGTTCGTCGCCGCGCCCAAGGTCGAGCGCGACCTCGGCAGCTTCGCCGGGCTGGGCGAGTACATCCGCAGGCAGGGTCTGGTCGCGGGCGCGCGGGTGATCGCGGTGGCGCTGGCCGCGGCCGAGCCGTCCGTGGCCGAGGCCCTGCGGCTCGGAGCCGCCGAGCCGGTCGTCGCGATCACCCGGGTACGCCTCGCCGACGGCGAGCCGATCGCGCTCGAACGCTCACGCTTCCCGGCCGGGCGCTTCCCCGGGCTGGCCGAGCAGGCACTGGGCGGCTCGCTCTATGACCTGCTGCACGAGAGGTACGGCGAGGCGCCGGAGCGCGCGGTCGAGCGGATCGAGCCGGTGGCCGCCGAGGACGAGGCCGCCGCCCTGCTCGACGTACCGGCGGGCACCCCGCTGCTGGCCGTCGAGCGCGTCGCCTACAACCGGGCCGGTGAGCCCATCGAGCACGCGACCGACCTGTTCCGCGGCGACCGTACCCGCGTCGTCGTCTGGACCAACCCCCCGGAGGACCGACCGTGA
- a CDS encoding phosphotransferase: MALGVAEIMAQAGLGSGGAIACTTLKGGLSHHVLRVEAGGVPYVMRVLDPAVSAAGLGVPARLEIQNTIRAARSGVGPAVLYVIGDTMVLEYIDGATLSRDDVRRPEMIPRLAAACRRLHDGPMGFAGHFSIFRKAEELFGRCREHGLPVPDGYADHLPVLAVIERAMERVPLPAVPCHNDLLPENFIDDGRDVRIIDYQLSGMNDPAFELGDIAAEGDFEPSRVEVLASAYFGDAMSDALLARVRLYLLVSNFTWTLWFAIHHGLLSHRAADAAFDYDAEAADKWGQALRDLTDPDLGRLIDLTAHRGRAVT; this comes from the coding sequence ATGGCGCTTGGCGTGGCGGAGATCATGGCGCAAGCGGGGCTCGGCTCCGGCGGCGCGATCGCCTGCACCACGCTGAAGGGCGGCCTCAGCCATCACGTGCTGCGGGTCGAGGCCGGCGGCGTGCCGTACGTCATGCGGGTGCTCGATCCCGCGGTGAGCGCGGCCGGACTCGGCGTCCCAGCACGGCTGGAGATCCAGAACACCATCCGCGCGGCCCGTTCCGGCGTGGGCCCGGCCGTCCTGTACGTCATCGGCGACACGATGGTGCTGGAGTACATCGACGGCGCGACGCTGTCCCGTGACGACGTGCGGCGCCCGGAGATGATTCCCCGGCTCGCGGCGGCCTGCCGCCGTCTGCACGACGGGCCGATGGGGTTCGCGGGACACTTCAGCATCTTCCGCAAGGCCGAGGAGCTCTTCGGCCGGTGCCGCGAACACGGCCTGCCGGTCCCCGACGGCTACGCCGACCACCTGCCGGTGCTCGCCGTGATCGAACGCGCCATGGAACGCGTGCCGCTGCCCGCCGTCCCGTGCCACAACGACCTGCTGCCGGAGAACTTCATCGACGACGGGCGCGACGTGCGCATCATCGACTACCAGCTGTCCGGCATGAACGACCCCGCCTTCGAGCTCGGCGACATCGCCGCCGAGGGTGACTTCGAGCCCTCCCGGGTGGAGGTGCTGGCGTCGGCGTACTTCGGCGACGCGATGTCGGACGCGCTGCTGGCCCGCGTACGGCTCTACCTCCTGGTCTCCAACTTCACGTGGACGCTGTGGTTCGCGATCCACCATGGCCTGCTGTCGCACCGGGCGGCGGACGCCGCGTTCGACTACGACGCCGAGGCGGCGGACAAGTGGGGTCAGGCGCTGCGCGACCTCACCGACCCGGACCTCGGCAGGCTGATCGACCTGACGGCTCATCGGGGGAGAGCCGTCACGTGA
- a CDS encoding amino acid permease, producing MATHLDEDAKRLAELGYSQELERSWSGFSNFAISFSIISILAGCFTTFGQAWNNGGPIAITWGWPLIAGFILIIGFCMSELVSAYPTAGGIYWWAATMGRPVHGWFTGWLNLVGLVAVTASVDYGCATFLNVLLGMLHKGWDGGLSFVFLLFLIILVLHALINIYGHHLVALLQNISVWWHVFGVALIVLILIFGPDSHQSLKFVFTERINNSGFSGGTYWFYVLPLGFLLTQYTITGFDACAHVSEETKDAATSAAKGLWRSIAYSAIGGWILLLSFLFAATDTKGVNAAAGSVTAIFTSALSPTLAKIVIAVSVVGQFYCGMSCVTSMSRMTYAFSRDRGIPGWRLWSKVNRNRTPVNAIIMGTIAALVLTLPALYKSPTGTPVAFYAVVSIAVIGLYLAFLIPIYLRLRMGDRFRPGPWTLGSKYKVLGWIAVIEIIVISIYFIMPLAPAGVPGNKAWSWSAVNYAPIALGALLILVGGWWLLSARSWFTGPRRTVEEAGTADTVVESGDLDPGPAPA from the coding sequence ATGGCCACTCACCTCGACGAAGACGCAAAGAGACTCGCCGAGCTCGGCTATTCGCAGGAGCTTGAACGGTCCTGGAGCGGTTTCTCCAACTTCGCCATCTCCTTTTCCATCATTTCCATCCTGGCCGGCTGCTTCACGACATTCGGGCAGGCGTGGAACAACGGCGGCCCCATCGCCATCACCTGGGGCTGGCCGCTCATCGCCGGCTTCATCCTGATCATCGGCTTCTGCATGTCCGAGCTGGTCTCGGCCTATCCGACCGCAGGTGGCATCTACTGGTGGGCGGCCACCATGGGCCGGCCCGTGCACGGCTGGTTCACCGGCTGGCTCAACCTGGTGGGCCTCGTCGCGGTGACGGCGTCGGTCGACTACGGCTGCGCGACCTTCCTCAACGTGCTGCTCGGCATGCTGCACAAGGGATGGGACGGCGGCCTGAGCTTCGTCTTCCTGCTGTTCCTGATCATCTTGGTGCTGCACGCGCTGATCAACATCTATGGTCACCACCTGGTCGCGCTGCTGCAGAACATCTCGGTCTGGTGGCACGTCTTCGGCGTGGCGCTGATCGTGCTGATCCTGATCTTCGGCCCCGACTCGCACCAGAGCCTGAAGTTCGTCTTCACCGAGCGGATCAACAACTCCGGCTTCTCGGGCGGGACGTACTGGTTCTACGTGCTGCCCCTGGGCTTCCTGCTGACCCAGTACACGATCACCGGGTTCGACGCGTGTGCGCACGTCTCCGAGGAGACCAAGGACGCGGCGACGTCGGCGGCCAAGGGCCTGTGGCGGTCCATCGCCTACTCGGCCATCGGCGGCTGGATCCTCCTGCTGTCCTTCCTGTTCGCCGCGACCGACACCAAGGGCGTCAACGCCGCGGCGGGTTCCGTCACGGCGATCTTCACCAGCGCGCTCAGCCCGACACTGGCGAAGATCGTGATCGCGGTCTCGGTGGTCGGCCAGTTCTACTGCGGCATGAGCTGCGTGACGAGCATGTCCCGCATGACGTACGCCTTCTCGCGTGACCGCGGCATCCCCGGCTGGCGGCTGTGGTCGAAGGTCAACCGCAACCGCACGCCGGTGAACGCGATCATCATGGGCACCATCGCGGCGCTCGTGCTCACCCTGCCGGCGCTGTACAAGAGCCCGACCGGCACGCCGGTCGCGTTCTACGCCGTCGTGTCGATCGCGGTGATCGGCCTGTACCTCGCCTTCCTCATCCCGATCTACCTGCGGCTGAGGATGGGCGACCGGTTCCGGCCGGGCCCGTGGACGCTGGGGTCGAAGTACAAGGTGCTCGGCTGGATCGCGGTGATCGAGATCATCGTGATCTCGATCTACTTCATCATGCCGCTCGCCCCCGCCGGCGTACCCGGCAACAAGGCGTGGAGCTGGAGTGCGGTGAACTACGCGCCGATCGCGCTCGGCGCCCTCCTCATCCTCGTGGGCGGCTGGTGGCTGCTGTCGGCGCGCAGCTGGTTCACCGGCCCCCGTCGTACGGTCGAGGAGGCAGGCACCGCGGACACCGTCGTGGAGTCCGGCGACCTGGACCCGGGGCCCGCACCGGCGTGA
- a CDS encoding FadR/GntR family transcriptional regulator, with the protein MSDRPVDLTASAVFRPVREGNAFEETVERLLQAIKLGVVGLGERLPPERELAPRLGISRVTLREAIRALQHEGYVESRRGRFGGTFVTYRPPQPRHGDFERVAAGMGAQLSDALVFRMAVETGAAQALAVRRLTEEEVERLRHCLRAADQAEPGDYRRLDTRFHLTIGELTGSPLLAAAGADARMRLNDLLGAIPVLQRNIEHAAVQHAAIVDAILAGDPDAARRAVAEHLEGTGALLRGFLT; encoded by the coding sequence TTGAGCGATCGGCCGGTCGACCTCACGGCCTCGGCGGTCTTCCGCCCGGTGCGCGAGGGCAACGCCTTCGAGGAGACGGTCGAGCGGCTGCTGCAGGCGATCAAGCTCGGCGTCGTCGGCCTCGGCGAGCGGCTGCCGCCCGAGCGCGAGCTCGCCCCACGCCTGGGCATCAGCCGGGTGACCCTCCGCGAGGCGATCCGCGCCCTCCAGCACGAGGGGTACGTCGAGTCGCGGCGTGGCCGCTTCGGTGGGACGTTCGTCACGTACCGGCCTCCGCAGCCCCGCCACGGCGACTTCGAACGCGTCGCCGCCGGCATGGGGGCCCAGCTCAGCGACGCCCTGGTGTTCCGGATGGCGGTCGAGACCGGCGCGGCACAGGCACTGGCCGTCCGCCGGCTCACCGAGGAGGAGGTCGAGCGGCTGCGGCACTGCCTGCGGGCGGCCGACCAGGCCGAGCCCGGCGACTACCGGCGCCTCGACACCCGTTTCCACCTGACCATCGGCGAGCTCACCGGATCGCCGCTGCTGGCCGCGGCCGGCGCCGACGCGCGGATGCGCCTCAACGACCTGCTGGGCGCGATCCCCGTCCTGCAGCGCAACATCGAGCACGCGGCGGTGCAGCACGCCGCGATCGTCGACGCCATCCTGGCGGGCGACCCGGACGCCGCGCGACGCGCCGTGGCCGAACATCTCGAGGGCACCGGAGCACTGCTGCGGGGCTTCCTGACATGA
- a CDS encoding M50 family metallopeptidase yields the protein MSWLFVVGIVVFFFGLLASIALHELGHLSFAKLFGVRVPQYMVGFGPTMWSRHTGETEYGVKWIPLGGYIRMIGMLPPRRGDAEGTLRGSSTGPFQSLIESARGASLEEVGPGDEDRVFYRKKWWQKVIIMFAGPLMNLVLAFVFISIVVMGIGVSAYQPVISAVSKCAIPAAQAGRDCTASDPVTPAVQAGLRPGDRIESYDGHKVKSYTSLQELIRASGGRTVPVVVRRSGQDLALSVQVTTNEMQSLTDPDKTEKVGFLGITPTSARERQGPGTVVSAMTDLTTRTVGSLINMPKKMVGVWNAAFSDKKRDPNGPIGVVGASRIGGEIAASDEPGLDKFAFFLMMLGTVNFAIGMFNLVPLLPLDGGHILGALWEGLKRGIARLAHRPDPGHVDVAKALPLTYAMAAVIITMGALLIYADLVNPVRLNG from the coding sequence ATGAGCTGGCTGTTCGTGGTGGGCATCGTCGTCTTCTTCTTCGGGTTGCTCGCTTCGATCGCCCTGCATGAGCTGGGCCATCTGTCGTTCGCGAAGCTGTTCGGGGTACGGGTGCCGCAGTACATGGTCGGCTTCGGCCCGACCATGTGGTCGCGGCACACGGGCGAGACCGAGTACGGCGTCAAGTGGATCCCGCTGGGCGGCTACATCCGCATGATCGGCATGCTGCCGCCGCGCCGAGGTGACGCGGAGGGCACGCTGCGGGGCTCCTCGACCGGTCCCTTCCAGTCCCTGATCGAGTCCGCGCGCGGCGCTTCCCTCGAGGAGGTCGGCCCTGGTGACGAGGACCGCGTCTTCTACCGCAAGAAGTGGTGGCAGAAGGTCATCATCATGTTCGCCGGGCCGCTCATGAACCTCGTGCTCGCGTTCGTGTTCATCAGCATCGTGGTGATGGGGATCGGCGTCTCGGCCTACCAGCCGGTCATCAGCGCGGTGTCCAAGTGCGCGATCCCGGCCGCGCAGGCCGGCCGCGACTGCACCGCGAGCGACCCGGTGACCCCGGCGGTCCAGGCGGGCCTGCGGCCCGGCGACCGGATCGAGTCCTACGACGGTCACAAGGTCAAGTCCTACACGAGCCTGCAGGAGCTGATCCGCGCCTCCGGTGGCCGTACGGTGCCGGTGGTCGTCCGCCGGAGTGGCCAGGACCTGGCCCTGAGTGTGCAGGTCACGACCAACGAGATGCAGTCGCTCACCGATCCGGACAAGACGGAGAAGGTCGGCTTCCTCGGCATCACGCCGACCAGCGCCCGCGAACGCCAGGGCCCGGGCACGGTCGTGAGTGCCATGACGGACCTGACGACGCGCACGGTCGGCTCGCTGATCAACATGCCGAAGAAGATGGTCGGCGTCTGGAACGCCGCCTTCAGCGACAAGAAGCGCGACCCGAACGGGCCGATCGGCGTGGTCGGCGCGAGCCGCATCGGCGGTGAGATCGCCGCCTCCGACGAGCCGGGCCTGGACAAGTTCGCCTTCTTCCTGATGATGCTCGGCACGGTCAACTTCGCCATCGGCATGTTCAACCTCGTGCCCTTGCTGCCGTTGGACGGCGGCCACATCCTGGGCGCGCTGTGGGAGGGCCTGAAGCGTGGCATCGCCCGGCTGGCCCACCGGCCCGACCCGGGACACGTGGACGTCGCCAAGGCGCTCCCGTTGACCTATGCCATGGCCGCCGTGATCATCACGATGGGTGCCCTACTGATCTACGCGGACCTGGTCAACCCGGTGCGCCTCAACGGCTGA
- the pip gene encoding prolyl aminopeptidase, with protein sequence MGLKELYPPIEPHDSGLLDVGDGNEVYWEVCGNPVGKPVVFLHGGPGGGLLPGFRRFFDPAAYRVVLFDQRNCGRSRPSAGDPRVVLEHNTTPHLVADMERLREQLAIDRWMVFGGSWGSTLALAYAQAHPGRVTEMVLRGIYLVRPSDESWSFTPTGAARLFPAEWTAFRDAIPVGERHDLVAAYGRRIGDPDPAVHLPAARAWMGWEFSANTLLPVDPPELDDATILTFARITHHYISNGGFLPEEGLLAGIDRIRHIPAVVVNGRYDMKTPPDQAWALHQAWPEAEFHIVEDAGHGGSEPGTRHHLIDATDRFRP encoded by the coding sequence ATGGGCCTTAAGGAGTTGTATCCGCCGATCGAGCCGCATGACTCCGGGCTCCTCGATGTCGGTGACGGCAATGAGGTCTACTGGGAGGTCTGCGGGAATCCCGTCGGCAAGCCCGTGGTCTTCCTGCATGGTGGGCCGGGGGGTGGTCTCCTGCCCGGTTTCCGCCGGTTCTTCGATCCGGCCGCGTACCGGGTCGTGCTGTTCGACCAGCGCAACTGCGGGCGCAGCCGGCCGAGTGCCGGGGACCCGCGGGTCGTGCTCGAGCACAACACCACCCCGCACCTGGTCGCCGACATGGAGCGGCTCCGCGAGCAGTTGGCCATCGACCGCTGGATGGTCTTCGGCGGAAGCTGGGGCAGCACCCTCGCCCTCGCGTACGCGCAGGCACACCCCGGCCGTGTCACCGAAATGGTGCTGCGCGGCATCTACCTCGTCCGCCCGTCCGACGAGAGCTGGTCGTTCACCCCGACCGGCGCCGCCCGCCTCTTCCCGGCCGAGTGGACCGCGTTCCGCGACGCGATCCCCGTCGGCGAGCGGCACGACCTGGTCGCCGCCTACGGCCGTCGCATCGGCGACCCGGATCCCGCCGTCCACCTTCCCGCGGCCCGCGCGTGGATGGGCTGGGAGTTCTCGGCCAACACCCTGCTCCCCGTCGACCCGCCGGAGCTCGACGACGCCACCATCCTCACGTTCGCTCGCATCACCCACCACTACATCAGCAACGGCGGGTTCCTCCCCGAGGAGGGACTTCTGGCGGGCATCGACCGCATACGACACATTCCCGCCGTGGTCGTCAACGGCCGTTACGACATGAAGACACCGCCCGACCAGGCATGGGCTCTGCATCAGGCCTGGCCCGAGGCCGAGTTCCACATCGTCGAGGACGCGGGCCACGGCGGCTCCGAACCCGGGACCCGTCACCACCTGATCGATGCCACCGACCGCTTCCGTCCCTGA
- a CDS encoding molybdenum cofactor biosysynthesis protein, whose product MHSRPFEPEPVEIVALFVSPVHAFEGRPGDGPRPDPVPVARDHVEVRAGLGLVGDRYFNHAAHRQAAVTVFDAGALDDLGEELGLASAPDPLLVRRNIVLRGFPVDELASGRDEHGARFEGAVFALDSGDGQVRFQAHRPAKPCAWMDVVLAPGAFRGLRGHGGVRCVPLDDGVLRRGPATLTVLALHRAGRAR is encoded by the coding sequence GTGCACAGCCGCCCTTTCGAGCCCGAACCGGTAGAGATCGTGGCCCTCTTCGTCTCCCCGGTACACGCGTTCGAGGGACGCCCCGGCGACGGACCACGGCCCGATCCCGTTCCGGTGGCCCGTGATCACGTAGAGGTGCGCGCCGGTCTGGGCCTGGTCGGCGACCGCTACTTCAACCACGCCGCTCATCGCCAGGCGGCGGTGACCGTGTTCGACGCTGGAGCGCTGGACGACCTCGGCGAAGAACTCGGCCTCGCCTCGGCACCCGACCCTCTGCTCGTGCGCCGCAACATCGTGCTGCGCGGCTTTCCGGTCGACGAACTGGCCTCCGGCCGCGACGAGCACGGCGCGCGTTTCGAGGGCGCGGTCTTCGCGCTCGACTCCGGCGACGGCCAGGTCCGCTTCCAGGCCCACCGCCCCGCGAAACCGTGCGCGTGGATGGACGTCGTGCTCGCGCCCGGGGCGTTCCGCGGGCTGCGCGGTCACGGCGGAGTGCGATGCGTGCCGCTCGACGACGGCGTGCTGCGGCGCGGTCCGGCGACGCTGACCGTCCTCGCCCTCCACCGTGCCGGTCGTGCCCGTTGA
- a CDS encoding ATP-dependent DNA ligase yields the protein MLLTEIAETSRAVAATSGRLAKRELLADCLRRASPGEVAIAVAYLSGELPQRQIGVGWAALRDRPSPAAEPALSVAEIDAALTQIGQVSGKGSVATRKALLSDLFARTTAEEHGFLLRLLSGELRQGALDGVMAEAIAAAAKVPAAEVRRAVMFRGSLGAVAASALTSGSEGLRGFGLEVGRPVKPMLAASAPSVEAAMEKVTPAAVEWKLDGIRVQAHVLDGEVRLFTRTLDDITARSPEAVAALGALPVRSAVFDGELIALRDDGRPHPFQVTSARVASQGSGVPAVPLSVFLFDVLHLDGTDLIDRPGSERNGALTGAVPEPLRMPRLVTESAEDATAFFQDALAHGHEGVLVKSLDTPYTAGRRGAGWIKVKPRHTLDLVVLAVEWGHGRRQGKLSNLHLGARDPESGGFVMLGKTFKGLTDEMLDWQTERLLALEDRRDDWTVHVRPELVVEIAFDGVQRSSRYPGGLALRFARVLRHRPDKSAAEADTIESVRATAAF from the coding sequence GTGCTGCTTACGGAGATCGCCGAAACCTCCCGAGCTGTGGCGGCCACCTCGGGCCGCCTTGCCAAGCGCGAACTACTCGCCGACTGCCTGCGCCGCGCCTCACCCGGCGAGGTGGCGATCGCGGTCGCCTACCTGTCCGGTGAGCTGCCCCAACGCCAGATCGGTGTCGGCTGGGCGGCCCTGCGAGACCGCCCCTCTCCGGCGGCGGAGCCGGCCCTTTCGGTGGCCGAGATCGATGCCGCTCTCACCCAGATCGGGCAGGTCTCGGGTAAGGGTTCCGTGGCTACCCGGAAAGCCCTTTTGAGCGATCTGTTCGCCCGTACGACGGCCGAGGAGCACGGTTTCCTCCTCCGGCTGCTCTCCGGCGAGCTGAGGCAGGGCGCGCTCGACGGGGTCATGGCCGAGGCCATCGCCGCCGCGGCGAAGGTCCCCGCGGCGGAGGTACGCCGGGCGGTGATGTTCCGCGGGTCACTCGGCGCGGTCGCCGCCTCGGCGCTCACGTCGGGCAGCGAGGGCCTGCGGGGGTTCGGCTTGGAGGTGGGCCGCCCGGTGAAGCCCATGCTCGCCGCGAGCGCCCCCTCCGTCGAGGCCGCGATGGAGAAGGTCACGCCGGCGGCCGTCGAGTGGAAGCTCGACGGCATCCGGGTGCAGGCGCACGTTCTCGACGGGGAGGTCCGTCTGTTCACCCGCACGCTGGACGACATCACGGCACGGTCGCCCGAGGCGGTCGCCGCGCTCGGCGCCCTGCCCGTACGCAGCGCGGTCTTCGACGGCGAGCTGATCGCGCTGCGCGACGACGGCCGGCCGCATCCGTTCCAGGTGACCTCGGCACGAGTGGCGAGCCAGGGATCAGGGGTGCCCGCCGTGCCGCTGTCGGTGTTCCTGTTCGACGTGCTCCACCTCGACGGCACCGACCTGATCGACCGTCCCGGCTCGGAACGCAACGGGGCTCTGACCGGGGCCGTGCCCGAGCCGCTGCGGATGCCGCGCCTCGTCACCGAGTCGGCCGAGGACGCGACGGCGTTCTTCCAGGACGCGCTGGCCCACGGCCACGAGGGCGTGCTCGTGAAGTCGCTGGACACCCCGTACACGGCGGGCCGCCGCGGTGCCGGCTGGATCAAGGTGAAACCGAGGCACACGCTCGACCTGGTGGTGCTCGCGGTCGAATGGGGCCACGGCCGGCGGCAGGGCAAGCTGTCCAACCTGCATCTGGGCGCCCGCGACCCGGAGTCCGGCGGGTTCGTGATGCTGGGCAAGACGTTCAAGGGCCTGACCGACGAGATGCTCGACTGGCAGACCGAGCGCCTGCTCGCCCTGGAGGACAGGCGCGACGACTGGACCGTGCACGTACGGCCGGAGCTCGTCGTGGAGATCGCCTTCGACGGCGTGCAGCGGAGCAGCCGCTATCCGGGCGGCCTGGCCCTGAGGTTCGCCCGGGTGCTGCGCCACCGCCCCGACAAGTCCGCGGCGGAGGCCGACACGATCGAGAGCGTCCGCGCCACCGCGGCGTTCTGA
- a CDS encoding acetyl-CoA C-acetyltransferase has product MRDVVVCSPVRTPVGRFGGVFRDVSAAELAATVIRGLVDRTGVDPAEVSDVILGHCYPNGEAPAIGRVAALDAGLPVEVGGIQIDRRCGSGLQSVVNAVMQVATGASDVVIAGGAESMSGVEYSADGLRWGRPGPEIKLVDRLARARVTAGGRDHPVPGGMLETAENVRAQYGIGREEQDELALRSHRLAVAAQEEDRFADEIVPVEVSDRKGTQVIDRDEHPRADTTLERLAGLRPVMRVDGATVTAGNSSGQNDGAAVCLVTTRERADALGLTPQARLVSWAVAGVPPHLMGLGPVPATAEALRRAGLSLDDMDLIELNEAFAAQVLGVLREWKLPSLDQLNVNGSGISLGHPVGATGTRILATLLYELRRREARYGLETMCIGGGQGLAAVFERVA; this is encoded by the coding sequence ATGCGCGATGTTGTGGTCTGCTCTCCTGTCCGTACGCCCGTGGGCCGATTCGGCGGCGTCTTCCGCGACGTGAGCGCCGCGGAGCTGGCCGCCACCGTGATCCGCGGGTTGGTCGACCGTACGGGCGTCGACCCCGCCGAGGTGAGCGACGTCATCCTCGGGCACTGCTACCCGAACGGCGAGGCGCCCGCCATCGGCCGGGTCGCCGCACTCGACGCGGGGCTGCCGGTGGAGGTCGGCGGGATCCAGATCGACCGGCGCTGCGGTTCGGGCCTCCAGTCGGTGGTCAACGCGGTCATGCAGGTGGCCACGGGTGCGAGCGACGTCGTCATCGCGGGCGGCGCCGAGAGCATGAGCGGCGTGGAGTACTCCGCCGACGGCCTGCGCTGGGGGCGGCCGGGCCCGGAGATCAAGCTGGTCGACCGGCTGGCGCGCGCCCGGGTCACCGCCGGTGGCCGCGACCATCCGGTGCCCGGCGGCATGCTGGAGACCGCGGAGAACGTCCGCGCGCAGTACGGCATCGGCCGGGAGGAGCAGGACGAACTGGCGCTTCGCTCGCACCGGCTGGCCGTCGCCGCCCAGGAGGAGGACCGGTTCGCCGACGAGATCGTGCCGGTCGAGGTGAGCGACCGCAAGGGCACGCAGGTCATCGACCGCGACGAACACCCACGAGCCGACACGACCCTCGAACGCCTCGCCGGCCTGCGGCCGGTAATGCGCGTCGACGGCGCGACCGTCACGGCGGGCAACTCCAGCGGCCAGAACGACGGCGCCGCCGTCTGCCTCGTCACCACGCGCGAGCGGGCGGACGCACTCGGGCTCACCCCGCAGGCGAGGCTCGTCTCGTGGGCGGTGGCCGGCGTGCCGCCGCACCTCATGGGCCTGGGCCCCGTACCCGCCACGGCCGAGGCACTGCGCCGGGCGGGTCTCAGCCTGGACGACATGGACCTGATCGAACTCAACGAGGCGTTCGCCGCCCAGGTCCTCGGCGTACTCCGCGAGTGGAAGCTCCCCAGCCTCGACCAGCTCAACGTCAACGGCTCGGGCATCTCGCTCGGCCACCCGGTCGGCGCGACCGGCACGCGCATCCTCGCCACTCTGCTGTACGAACTGCGCCGCCGCGAGGCGCGCTACGGCCTGGAGACGATGTGCATCGGCGGTGGCCAGGGTCTGGCGGCGGTGTTCGAGCGCGTCGCCTGA